One part of the Sorangiineae bacterium MSr11954 genome encodes these proteins:
- a CDS encoding TetR/AcrR family transcriptional regulator: MSTSNRGRPRTFDREHALHRAMEVFWAKGYEGAQLTDLTAAMGINPPSFYAAFGSKEEAFREAVELYRGTVGASTLRALDAGGSVRDAVEGMLLQSVDNVLAAPGRGGCLLILGVVNVLPENEPLRRLLIGIRAETAARLQERLDRAVQEGELAQGTDTRALTMHFATVMQGLSLQARDGITREDLVRAVSSAVRVLDLHRGPRGADRARSKRR; this comes from the coding sequence ATGAGCACTTCCAACCGAGGGCGACCGCGCACGTTCGATCGTGAGCACGCGCTTCATCGCGCGATGGAGGTCTTTTGGGCCAAGGGCTACGAGGGGGCGCAGCTCACGGATCTGACGGCCGCCATGGGGATCAACCCGCCGAGCTTCTACGCGGCGTTCGGCTCCAAGGAGGAGGCCTTTCGGGAGGCGGTGGAGCTGTATCGGGGTACGGTGGGCGCGAGCACGCTTCGCGCGCTGGACGCGGGCGGCTCGGTGCGCGATGCGGTCGAGGGGATGCTGCTCCAGAGCGTCGACAACGTCCTGGCCGCGCCCGGGCGCGGGGGGTGCCTTTTGATCCTGGGGGTCGTGAACGTGCTGCCGGAGAACGAGCCGCTGCGCCGCCTTTTGATCGGCATTCGCGCCGAGACCGCGGCGCGGCTCCAAGAGCGGCTCGATCGGGCCGTGCAGGAGGGCGAGCTCGCCCAAGGCACCGACACGCGGGCTCTGACGATGCACTTTGCCACCGTGATGCAGGGGCTATCGCTGCAAGCGCGCGACGGGATCACGCGCGAAGACTTGGTGCGCGCGGTCAGCTCCGCGGTGCGGGTGCTGGATTTGCACCGCGGTCCGCGAGGCGCCGATCGAGCTCGTTCGAAACGACGGTGA
- a CDS encoding nuclear transport factor 2 family protein, with protein sequence MPTDVTRAIIDDYFTTYRAWGDPEDTAAFFSDDADWDIPGPVERAFWIGPRKGRAGVAAFIRDLRAAIEPIRYEIKSIVVDGDTAVVLGELSSRIKSTGKVFESEFATAFTIADGRIVRYRMYEDGYGLARACEPDPAP encoded by the coding sequence ATGCCGACCGACGTGACCCGCGCGATCATCGACGACTATTTCACCACCTACCGAGCCTGGGGCGATCCCGAGGACACGGCCGCCTTCTTCAGCGACGATGCCGATTGGGACATCCCGGGCCCGGTCGAGCGCGCCTTTTGGATCGGCCCCCGCAAAGGCCGCGCAGGGGTCGCAGCGTTCATCCGCGACCTTCGCGCGGCCATCGAGCCGATTCGTTACGAGATCAAGTCCATCGTGGTGGATGGAGACACGGCCGTCGTCCTGGGCGAGCTGAGCTCGCGCATCAAGAGCACGGGCAAGGTGTTCGAGAGCGAGTTCGCCACCGCGTTCACGATCGCCGATGGACGCATCGTCCGCTACCGCATGTACGAAGACGGCTACGGGTTGGCGCGCGCCTGCGAGCCCGACCCCGCGCCCTGA
- a CDS encoding cysteine hydrolase — protein MNEAFGLTIPRNLEDICNPREMALIVYDMQVGIVSQVKNGPEVVAKVAEVLEAARRVNMRTFFTRHLSLPRELMGSFQYRMAMAWQRVDHPDLVKPWFLRDTPGFHIVPELEPRPNEAIFDKLAMSAFEGTPLTMALRDCGIRAVAICGLAIEVGIEPTARHAADLGIIPVIVRDACGCGHDAAAERSVASLNFAGDSIVTSVTSFREHLGQAARAD, from the coding sequence ATGAACGAGGCATTCGGGCTCACCATTCCGCGCAACTTGGAAGACATTTGCAACCCGCGTGAAATGGCGCTGATCGTTTACGATATGCAAGTCGGGATCGTCAGCCAGGTGAAGAACGGCCCCGAGGTCGTCGCCAAGGTGGCGGAGGTCCTCGAGGCCGCGCGGCGCGTGAACATGCGCACCTTCTTCACGCGCCACCTCTCGCTCCCGCGCGAGCTCATGGGCTCCTTTCAGTACCGCATGGCCATGGCCTGGCAGCGGGTCGACCATCCGGACCTGGTCAAGCCTTGGTTTCTCCGCGATACGCCGGGCTTCCACATCGTCCCCGAGCTCGAGCCGCGGCCGAACGAGGCCATCTTCGACAAGCTCGCCATGTCGGCCTTCGAAGGCACGCCGCTCACCATGGCGCTGCGCGATTGCGGTATTCGCGCGGTGGCCATCTGCGGCCTCGCCATCGAGGTGGGCATCGAGCCGACCGCCCGCCACGCGGCCGATCTGGGGATCATTCCGGTCATCGTGCGCGACGCCTGTGGCTGCGGCCACGACGCGGCCGCCGAGCGCTCCGTGGCCAGCTTGAACTTCGCGGGCGACTCCATCGTCACCAGCGTGACCTCGTTCCGCGAGCACCTCGGCCAGGCTGCGCGCGCGGACTGA
- a CDS encoding YdiU family protein: protein MSSYLPAPVVTNLGDGFYDPVLPARFPTHRLRFRNQRWAEHVGLGNLDDMAWEDHFAKFSPLIGNLESPLALRYHGHQFGVYNPALGDGRGFLFAQLRDDDGRLLDLGTKGSGQTPWSRGGDGRLTLKGGVREVLATEMLEALGVPTSKSFSLFETGEMLFRGDEPSPTRSSVLVRLSHSHVRFGSFQRHAHARDLPRLERLLEYAIEHYTPEARGASGLEARALAFVAAASRKSAHLAASFMAAGFVHGVLNTDNMVITGESFDYGPYRFLPTYDPSFVAAYFDETGMYAFGRQPTVMLWNVARLAEALRPLAPDGDFRAALQSFEDTFHSAMQSRFLARLGLASRGVDEDARLVDAIFGFLDLAKGLGYERFFFDWYGGMTREGHALAGQAKAHYAGGAFDNFRSAIAHYAAKRPEALDHPYFAGDAPCTLLIDEIESIWSAIDERDDWAPFESKIAAIRTMGAAIEASVPIISI from the coding sequence GTGTCATCCTATCTCCCTGCACCTGTGGTCACCAACTTGGGCGATGGATTCTACGATCCGGTGCTCCCGGCGCGGTTTCCGACGCATCGCCTTCGTTTCCGAAATCAACGATGGGCCGAGCATGTAGGGCTCGGCAATCTCGACGACATGGCCTGGGAGGACCATTTCGCCAAATTTTCACCCTTAATTGGCAACTTGGAGTCGCCACTCGCGCTTCGATACCATGGCCATCAATTCGGCGTATACAACCCCGCGCTGGGGGATGGGCGTGGATTTCTTTTCGCACAGCTGCGCGACGACGACGGTCGGCTGCTCGATTTGGGAACCAAGGGGAGCGGGCAAACCCCATGGTCGCGCGGAGGGGACGGACGTCTCACGTTGAAGGGTGGCGTGCGCGAGGTGCTCGCCACGGAAATGCTCGAGGCGCTGGGGGTGCCCACATCGAAGTCGTTCAGCCTCTTCGAGACGGGCGAGATGCTCTTCCGCGGCGACGAGCCCTCGCCCACCCGCTCGTCGGTGCTCGTTCGTCTGAGCCACTCGCACGTGCGCTTCGGGAGCTTCCAGCGCCATGCCCATGCGCGGGATTTGCCGCGGCTCGAGCGGCTCCTGGAGTACGCGATCGAGCACTATACCCCGGAGGCGCGCGGGGCGAGCGGCCTCGAAGCGCGCGCGCTCGCGTTCGTGGCGGCCGCCTCCCGAAAGAGCGCGCATTTGGCGGCGAGCTTCATGGCCGCGGGCTTCGTGCACGGCGTGCTCAACACCGACAACATGGTGATCACCGGCGAGAGCTTCGACTACGGGCCGTACCGCTTTTTGCCGACCTACGATCCGAGCTTCGTGGCCGCCTACTTCGACGAAACCGGCATGTACGCGTTCGGGCGACAGCCGACCGTGATGCTCTGGAACGTGGCCCGGCTCGCGGAGGCCTTGCGACCGCTGGCCCCCGATGGCGATTTTCGCGCTGCGCTGCAATCGTTCGAGGATACTTTTCATTCGGCGATGCAATCGCGATTTCTCGCGCGGCTCGGTCTCGCGTCGCGCGGGGTGGACGAGGACGCGCGGCTCGTCGATGCCATTTTTGGCTTCCTCGACCTCGCCAAGGGGCTCGGCTACGAGCGGTTCTTCTTCGATTGGTACGGGGGAATGACGCGCGAAGGGCACGCGTTGGCCGGGCAGGCCAAAGCGCATTACGCGGGTGGTGCCTTCGACAATTTCCGCAGCGCCATCGCGCATTATGCGGCCAAAAGGCCCGAGGCGCTCGACCATCCGTACTTCGCGGGCGACGCGCCGTGCACCTTGTTGATCGATGAAATCGAATCGATCTGGAGCGCCATCGACGAACGCGACGATTGGGCACCGTTCGAGTCGAAAATTGCAGCCATTCGCACCATGGGTGCGGCGATCGAGGCGTCGGTCCCCATCATCTCGATATAG
- a CDS encoding alpha/beta hydrolase, whose translation MNRLGFLTAMALTVLGGCSAASESESPQGIREADRAQAGVSGERSETEGAALPFALGAGGVLGTGGAPITELTREHVAGDVYHYAFVLSVGETPNAKLRIHRVAREIRPWQPRPARDAVLLLHGDFATFVTNFAPSLGSPPSPGTGLSVYLAERGIDVWGVDRRWARVPATSTDTSDFGDMGVAQEIDDIGRALGIARVVRAATGGGAGQLILSGFSHGGQLAYAYASTEAKRPARERHVKGLVPLDVYAAIAPEDEALRKAACNSRDFERQALADGIVDADNGFVLDLGGRALAAPNAPSPYFEALQLTNREALLHMVGQTYRLFEPLPPLYAPRYHLASGVIERGKVIGLRESSEDVVARWFAGGAFHQSMREGAELDALWCNEGPLPVDVPLERIRVPLFYIGTAGGFGDHGLYSTTRVGSTDVTTLVLRRFPVEREAEDFGHGDILYGREAPQRAWRPLAAWIRAHGG comes from the coding sequence ATGAACCGATTGGGTTTCTTGACCGCCATGGCGCTCACCGTGCTCGGCGGCTGCAGCGCCGCATCCGAATCGGAGTCTCCGCAGGGGATCCGCGAAGCCGACCGCGCACAGGCCGGGGTGTCCGGCGAGCGGTCCGAGACCGAGGGCGCGGCCCTGCCTTTTGCGCTTGGCGCGGGCGGAGTGCTCGGCACGGGGGGAGCGCCCATCACGGAGCTGACGCGCGAGCATGTCGCGGGCGATGTGTACCACTATGCCTTCGTCCTCTCCGTGGGCGAGACCCCCAACGCCAAGCTACGGATTCACCGGGTGGCGCGGGAAATTCGCCCCTGGCAACCGCGCCCCGCGCGCGACGCCGTGCTGCTCTTGCACGGCGATTTTGCCACCTTCGTCACCAACTTTGCGCCCTCGCTCGGATCGCCGCCTTCGCCCGGCACGGGCTTGTCGGTGTACCTGGCCGAGCGCGGCATCGATGTGTGGGGTGTCGATCGGCGCTGGGCGCGGGTGCCCGCGACGAGCACCGACACGTCGGACTTCGGGGACATGGGGGTCGCGCAGGAGATCGACGACATCGGGCGGGCGCTCGGGATCGCCCGGGTGGTACGTGCGGCCACCGGCGGCGGCGCCGGACAGCTGATCTTGTCGGGATTTTCACACGGAGGGCAGCTCGCCTATGCCTATGCCTCGACGGAGGCCAAGCGCCCCGCGCGGGAGCGCCATGTGAAAGGGCTGGTGCCGCTCGACGTGTACGCCGCGATCGCGCCCGAGGACGAGGCGCTGCGCAAAGCCGCCTGCAACAGCCGCGATTTCGAGCGCCAGGCGCTGGCCGACGGCATCGTCGATGCGGACAATGGCTTCGTGCTCGACTTGGGCGGGCGCGCGCTGGCGGCGCCGAACGCCCCTTCCCCGTACTTCGAGGCGCTGCAGCTGACCAACCGCGAGGCCCTCTTGCACATGGTGGGGCAGACGTACCGACTGTTCGAGCCGCTCCCGCCGCTGTATGCGCCGCGTTACCATCTGGCCTCGGGTGTCATCGAGCGGGGAAAGGTGATCGGGCTTCGCGAGTCGTCGGAGGACGTGGTGGCGCGTTGGTTTGCGGGCGGGGCCTTCCATCAGTCGATGCGTGAAGGGGCCGAGCTCGATGCGCTTTGGTGCAACGAAGGCCCCCTGCCCGTGGACGTGCCGCTCGAGCGCATTCGCGTGCCGCTCTTCTACATCGGGACCGCGGGCGGCTTCGGGGATCACGGTCTGTATTCGACGACCCGGGTCGGCTCGACGGACGTGACCACCCTCGTCCTGCGCCGGTTCCCGGTGGAGCGCGAGGCGGAGGACTTCGGTCACGGGGACATCTTGTACGGCCGAGAGGCGCCGCAGCGGGCGTGGCGTCCGCTCGCCGCGTGGATTCGCGCCCACGGAGGGTAG
- a CDS encoding LysR family transcriptional regulator, whose amino-acid sequence MDMNLIVALRALLHARNVTRAAKSVGLSQSSMSHALGRLRAHFDDALLVKVGRSMVLTELGKSLIPSVDSAVAQLERVFVRREKFDPLTAERTFHIVGTDNLELYLLPRLMALLAREAPKIDLRVHRLPDDWVSVLERGDADLKLGRKYKIAPTLRSQDLLEERLVCVVRKGHPIANKKRLTAAEYAALAHVVVAPWLALGSPAVSVVDEALLKHGLERRVVLTVPNFLVAPFVVAQNDLALTVSERLTRTFERSLKLEIIELPIRLAHYKLTQVWAERANDDDGHQWLRQTIVRALSNA is encoded by the coding sequence ATGGATATGAACCTCATCGTCGCTCTTCGCGCGCTCCTGCACGCGCGCAATGTCACGCGCGCCGCCAAGAGCGTGGGGCTCAGTCAATCGTCGATGAGCCATGCTCTCGGCCGCTTGCGCGCCCACTTCGACGACGCCTTGTTGGTGAAGGTGGGGCGATCCATGGTGCTCACGGAGCTCGGGAAGTCGTTGATCCCATCCGTGGATTCGGCCGTCGCGCAGCTCGAACGTGTCTTCGTCCGCCGCGAGAAGTTCGACCCGCTGACCGCCGAGCGCACCTTTCACATCGTCGGCACCGACAACCTCGAGCTCTACCTCTTACCGAGGCTCATGGCCCTGCTCGCGCGCGAGGCCCCGAAGATCGATCTTCGCGTGCACCGCCTCCCGGACGACTGGGTCTCCGTGCTCGAGCGGGGCGACGCCGACTTGAAGCTCGGGCGCAAATACAAAATTGCGCCCACCTTGCGGAGCCAGGATCTCTTGGAGGAGCGCTTGGTCTGCGTGGTTCGAAAGGGCCACCCGATCGCGAACAAGAAGCGCCTCACCGCGGCCGAATACGCGGCCCTCGCCCATGTGGTCGTCGCCCCGTGGCTCGCGCTCGGCAGCCCCGCCGTGAGCGTGGTGGACGAAGCGCTCCTCAAACATGGCCTTGAGCGAAGGGTGGTGCTGACGGTGCCGAACTTCCTGGTCGCGCCCTTCGTGGTCGCCCAGAACGATCTGGCGCTCACCGTGTCCGAGCGCCTCACGCGAACGTTCGAGCGCTCCCTCAAGCTCGAAATCATCGAGCTCCCCATCCGCTTGGCGCACTACAAATTGACCCAAGTGTGGGCCGAGCGCGCCAACGACGACGATGGCCATCAGTGGCTCCGTCAAACCATCGTGCGCGCGCTGTCGAACGCGTAG
- a CDS encoding AI-2E family transporter, which produces MRAQTRGWPEVEAALGHMVAAARELRVKNRASVAPPGASPGPVYRAGGTFRAGWYGSLVHRTIAGEAFCGTRERRGLAYELIHRGGCIHENEARRRSVKVRARNVHACTRVEAAAEEFDAARACDHSRPMPRGTLQWITLALVVAAAWACYPIWPALLLGIWAATMARPLLERVSKITGGRKRAAAALTVLLVLALVVPIVVAVVPLAHDASTLVAKLSKSEGAQTALRALVSNSSPTGDPEAPPEPSTDLFVPVKSLPGLTDLVREHGAAAMRVAGQLAGVFANALLLFFLFFYATYTFLTDGPDLYTWFESHMPMARPHTRRMAAAFNETGRGLLVGVGLAGLSQGLVATVTYVALGIPRALVLGLLTCVASLLPSVGTALVWAPVAVGLALSGRTAAAIIMAVVGVAVVGSIDNLLRPVFARYGQLELSTFALLISIFGGLAAFGGWGVVLGPLLFRMTKEALAILREGRARDVPAPDPRVRDSDTET; this is translated from the coding sequence TTGCGGGCTCAAACGCGCGGCTGGCCCGAGGTCGAAGCCGCGCTCGGCCATATGGTCGCCGCCGCCCGCGAGCTGCGCGTAAAAAACCGCGCATCCGTAGCCCCGCCCGGCGCCTCGCCCGGTCCGGTGTACCGCGCCGGCGGTACATTTCGCGCCGGTTGGTACGGCTCGTTGGTACACCGCACCATCGCGGGCGAGGCTTTTTGCGGTACACGCGAGCGGCGCGGATTGGCATATGAATTGATTCATCGGGGGGGATGCATCCACGAAAACGAGGCCCGCCGTCGAAGCGTCAAGGTGCGCGCGCGCAACGTCCACGCGTGCACCCGCGTCGAAGCGGCGGCGGAGGAATTTGACGCCGCGCGCGCATGCGACCATTCTCGGCCCATGCCGCGCGGTACCTTGCAGTGGATCACCCTCGCGCTCGTCGTCGCCGCAGCATGGGCGTGTTATCCGATTTGGCCGGCCCTGCTCCTCGGCATTTGGGCCGCGACCATGGCGCGCCCTCTGCTCGAGCGCGTCTCCAAGATCACCGGAGGGCGCAAGCGCGCGGCCGCGGCCCTCACCGTCCTGCTCGTGCTCGCGCTGGTCGTGCCCATCGTGGTCGCGGTGGTTCCACTGGCCCACGACGCGAGCACCCTGGTCGCGAAGCTGTCCAAATCGGAGGGCGCCCAGACCGCCCTTCGTGCCCTGGTCTCCAACTCTTCCCCCACCGGCGATCCCGAGGCGCCCCCGGAGCCTTCGACCGATCTTTTCGTCCCCGTGAAATCGCTGCCGGGGCTCACCGACCTCGTGCGCGAGCACGGCGCCGCGGCCATGCGCGTCGCCGGGCAGCTGGCCGGTGTTTTCGCCAACGCGCTGCTCCTCTTCTTCCTTTTCTTCTATGCAACCTACACGTTTTTGACCGACGGCCCGGATCTCTACACATGGTTCGAGTCGCACATGCCCATGGCGCGGCCTCACACGAGGCGAATGGCCGCCGCCTTCAACGAAACGGGCCGAGGTCTCCTCGTGGGCGTCGGCCTCGCGGGCTTGTCCCAAGGTCTGGTCGCCACCGTCACCTATGTGGCGCTTGGCATCCCACGCGCGTTGGTGCTGGGGCTCCTCACGTGCGTCGCGTCCCTGTTGCCCTCGGTCGGGACCGCCCTCGTTTGGGCGCCGGTGGCCGTGGGCCTCGCGCTCAGCGGCCGTACGGCGGCGGCGATCATCATGGCGGTGGTCGGGGTGGCGGTGGTCGGCAGCATCGACAACCTGCTTCGCCCCGTCTTCGCGCGTTATGGACAGCTGGAGCTCTCCACCTTTGCACTCCTGATATCCATCTTTGGCGGCCTCGCCGCCTTTGGCGGCTGGGGCGTCGTCCTCGGACCGCTCCTTTTTCGCATGACGAAAGAAGCGCTGGCCATCCTCCGCGAGGGCCGCGCGCGCGATGTCCCGGCGCCCGATCCCCGTGTGCGCGATTCCGACACCGAAACCTAG
- a CDS encoding TMEM165/GDT1 family protein has protein sequence MSALLASSVSSVSSVSSVFAVSSASAASPLSDFSVFLSVFGVIFVAELPDKTALAALVLATRHKPAPVFLGTALALTIQSVVAVAAGGLLALLPARPVHIGAGLLFLASAVFMWLRKEEKEAAGEGSGHARAEAPTFWRSFGTVFGVVFAAEWGDLTQLGTAALAARYQAPLLVFGAATLALWSVAALAVLVGNRAGKLLDANLTKRVAAVIFAGLGAALLVGLV, from the coding sequence ATGTCCGCTCTCCTCGCTTCTTCTGTTTCTTCCGTTTCTTCTGTTTCTTCCGTTTTTGCCGTCTCGTCGGCCTCGGCCGCCTCTCCGCTGTCGGATTTTTCGGTCTTTCTCTCGGTCTTCGGCGTGATCTTCGTCGCCGAGCTTCCGGACAAGACCGCGCTTGCGGCCCTCGTGCTCGCCACACGGCACAAACCGGCCCCGGTGTTCCTTGGAACGGCGCTGGCATTGACGATTCAGAGCGTGGTGGCGGTCGCGGCCGGCGGGCTGCTCGCGTTGCTGCCGGCCCGGCCTGTCCACATCGGCGCCGGTCTGCTGTTTCTCGCCTCGGCGGTGTTCATGTGGCTTCGCAAAGAGGAGAAGGAGGCCGCGGGCGAGGGCTCCGGGCATGCGCGCGCCGAGGCTCCAACGTTTTGGCGATCGTTTGGAACGGTGTTCGGCGTGGTGTTCGCCGCCGAGTGGGGCGATCTCACGCAGCTTGGAACGGCGGCTCTCGCCGCGCGCTACCAGGCGCCGCTGCTCGTGTTCGGCGCCGCGACCTTGGCGCTCTGGTCGGTGGCGGCGCTGGCGGTGCTCGTGGGCAATCGGGCGGGCAAGCTGCTCGACGCCAACCTGACGAAGCGGGTCGCGGCCGTGATCTTTGCGGGGCTGGGCGCGGCGTTGCTCGTGGGGCTCGTGTAG
- a CDS encoding metallophosphoesterase, which yields MKTRLSVLRDGGWERIGWGLLAVGVASASALAACGGLGDPESAEPVQAPPSEDALQADVPVAAATIPTDANLKVAFIGDTASGEDFRAVLQLVKREAADLVMVQGDLTYDGETPPEWFTAIDAEINTSSSKIPYFASKGNHDSGWSQIGSGLKTRMSSWNIPPENNDPTKKNYSVVYKGLKVVMVSDEETSSPSRADYINQRLSGDEHIWKICSWHKNQRATNVGPKSDEMGWTVYENCRKQGAIVAQGHSHTYSRSKTIVADSAQTVDSTCSGPFDLCVAPGKHFFFDSSLGGHDIRSKNSTVASKSYWGTTYTGSFGALFIEFHVDGDPRKARGYFKTVNDVIVDPPTSSGRTSFTITRAP from the coding sequence ATGAAGACGCGACTTTCCGTTCTACGGGATGGTGGGTGGGAACGTATTGGGTGGGGGCTTTTGGCGGTGGGTGTGGCGTCGGCATCGGCGTTGGCCGCCTGTGGCGGGCTCGGTGATCCCGAATCGGCGGAGCCCGTGCAGGCTCCGCCCTCCGAGGATGCGCTCCAGGCGGACGTACCGGTGGCCGCGGCCACGATCCCGACCGACGCCAACTTGAAGGTCGCCTTCATCGGCGACACGGCGTCGGGGGAGGACTTTCGCGCCGTGCTCCAGCTGGTGAAGCGAGAAGCGGCCGATCTGGTGATGGTGCAGGGCGATCTGACCTACGACGGGGAGACCCCGCCGGAGTGGTTCACGGCCATCGACGCCGAGATCAACACGTCGTCCTCGAAGATCCCGTACTTCGCCTCCAAGGGAAATCACGACAGCGGCTGGAGCCAGATCGGCTCGGGCCTCAAGACGCGGATGTCGAGCTGGAACATCCCGCCCGAGAACAACGATCCGACGAAGAAGAACTATTCGGTCGTGTACAAGGGGTTGAAGGTGGTCATGGTGAGCGACGAGGAGACCTCCTCGCCATCGCGTGCAGACTACATCAATCAGCGTTTGTCCGGCGACGAGCACATCTGGAAGATCTGCTCCTGGCACAAGAACCAGCGGGCGACCAATGTGGGGCCCAAGAGCGACGAGATGGGCTGGACCGTCTACGAGAACTGCCGCAAGCAAGGCGCCATCGTGGCGCAGGGGCACTCGCACACGTACTCGCGCAGCAAGACGATCGTCGCCGACAGCGCGCAGACCGTGGACTCCACCTGCAGCGGTCCGTTCGATCTGTGCGTGGCGCCCGGCAAGCACTTCTTCTTCGACAGCAGCTTGGGCGGGCACGACATTCGTTCGAAGAACAGCACCGTCGCCAGCAAGAGCTACTGGGGCACCACGTACACCGGGAGCTTTGGCGCGCTGTTCATCGAGTTCCATGTCGACGGCGATCCGCGCAAGGCGCGCGGGTACTTCAAGACGGTGAACGACGTCATCGTCGATCCGCCGACCTCGAGCGGTCGGACGAGCTTTACGATCACGCGCGCTCCGTGA